In Streptomyces sp. TLI_146, the genomic stretch GTCGTTGGGCTGGTCCTCCTGATGCGCGACCAGCACCTTGGTCACCGCGGTCGGGGGCGGCACCATCACGACCGACATCGCCGCGCCGATCAGCAGCCCGAGCAGCGCCAGGGTGGCCCAGAGGCGACGGCGCCTGCGCACCGCCACCACCAACGGCTGCAGGTCGATCAGCGGAGCGGCGGCCGACGGCTCCGAAGCCTTGCTGGTCGTCACGCGGAACCCCCCGAAGTATGGCCGTGCACCGCGGGCTCCGGAGCGGCGTCGCCCGGAGAATCAGCGGCAGTTCGCGTCGTACGGGCCCGGACGGTGACGGCGACGACGGTGCCGACGACCTCGTGCCCCGCGTCCGCACACGCCTCGGCGATCCCGGCGAGCTCCTCGGCGGTCCAGCTGCCGGCGCTGAGCACGACCAGGGCGCCGGACTCGGTGTCGCGGTCCGGTACCAGGGGCTGCGCCACCGCGACTTGCACCACCCGCAGCAGGGGGCCGCTCTCGGCCTCGGCGACGAGCTGCTCGGCGGCCAGCCGGGCGGTCGCGTCGCCGTCCGGTACGACGACCAGCAGCCGCCGGGGCGCCGGCAGCTGGTCCCGCAGGCGGGCGCAGACCCGCCGGTAGCGGGTCCGTCTGCTGTCCTCGTCGCCGGACATCTGCGGGACCGGTACGTCCCACCGGGTGTCGAGGCCGAGGATCCGGCGGACCAAGGCCCGCGGGCCGCGCTCTTGCGCCCGGTGCGCGGGCCGTTGGCCGGGGACGTCGACGGTGCCGAGGAGTGCCGCGCCCAGGGCCGCGGTGATCTCCGGTTCGGTGCGCAGCCGGCGGTTCATCCGTGCGGCGGTGAGGTGGCCGATGACCGCGAGCAGGAAGGCGAGCAGTGCCCCGCCGGCGACGAGCTGCGTTCTGGTCGGCGGCGCCTCGCTGGTGGGCCGGGGCGCCGGTCCCATGACGACCATGCCGGCCTTGCTGGCCGTCGGGTTGGCCTCGTCCAGCTTCTTCATGGCGTCCTGCAGTGCGGTGCGCATCTTCTCCAGTTCGGTGCGGGCCTGCACGCTCTCCACGGTCTTGCCCGGGTCGGCCGCGTTGGCCAGGTCGGTGATGCGCCGACTGGCCTCCGCCACCTTCTGCCGCAGCGCCTCGGAGTTCGTGGCCGCGTCGGTGTCGGTGCTGTTGCCCGAGATCCGCGCGGCGAACGTGACGAATTCCTTGGCCATCTGGTCGGAGAGCCGCTGGGCGCGCTCCGGGGTGTCGGCCGTGCCCGAGATGTTGATGATGTTTCCGTCGGCGGCCTTGGCGCCCACCCGACTCCGCAGGTCGCTGCCCTTGACGCCCTTCCAGCCGAGCGCGGCGGCCGTACGGTCGACCACCGCCGAACTCGTCGCGATCTGTGCCTGGGTGAGCAGCTCGCGCTCCTCCCACTGACCCGGCAGCAGGACCGGTGCCGACGCCGTGTAACGCGGCGGATTGAGCATGGAGGTGCCGTAGCCGAGGAGCGCGCCCACCACGGTCAGGATGGTGAGGAGCCGCCAGCGCCGACGGAGAATCCGCCCGATCGTGACCAGGCGTATCGTGTCATCGCTCAATGGTGCGGCCTCCTACCTGTGCGCAGGCAGCGGCGTAGGCGGCGAGCAGCGACTCCTGGGAGTTGCGCCAGGAAAGCCGCCCGCTGATCCGCTCCTGGCCGATCTTGCCCATCCGGGACCGTCTCTCCGGATCGTCCAGAAGCAGCGCGATGAGCTCGGCGAACTCGGCCTCGTCGTTGGCCGGTGCGTAGACGGCGGCGTCACCGGCGGAGACGCGCGCCTCCTTCAGGTCGAAGGAGACGATCGGCCGGCCCATCGCCATGTACTCCAGGACCTTGTTCATGGTCGACACGTCGTTGAGCGGGTTGCGCGGGTCGGGGGAGAGGCACACGTCCGCGGTGGAGAGGTAGCGCACCAGGTCGGCGTCCGGAATGCGCCCGGTGAACTGCACCTGATCGGAGAGCCCGAGCCGCCGGGACAGCTCCACCATCGCGTCGAAGGCGTCACCCGCGCCGACGAACACCGCATGCCAGTCGGTCCGCCCGAACTCGTCGCGCAGCTTCGCGAGGGCCCGCAAGGCGTAGTCGACGCCGTCCTGCGGTCCCATGACACCGAGATAGCACAGCAGATGAGGCTTGCCGCGCTTCAACTCAGGTTCAGGCGGCACTGGTTGGAACCGGTCGACCTGAGGTGCGCTGCGCACCACGAAGACGTCTTCCGGCCGCCGGCCGCCCCGGCGTATCGCGACGTCCCGGTAGCTCTCGTTCGTGGCGAGCACGACGTCCGCGGCCCGGTAGGTCCGCCGTTCCAGCGCGCACACGGCGCGGTAGAGCAGGTCCTCGCCGCGGTCGAACCGCGAGAGGTACAGCTCGGGCACCAGGTCGTGCTGGTCGAAGACGAACCGCGCGCCGCGCCGCTTCAGCCACCGGGCCGCCAGGAACAGCAGGTCGGGCGGGTTGCAGGCGTGGACCACGTGGACCGGGCCGACCTTGCGGGCCAGCCGGGCCGTGTGCCACAGCGCCGATCCGTACTCCCGCAGATAGCCGGCCGGGCCTCCGGTGGCGGCGCGCAACGGGTAGCGGTGGATCCGCACCCCGTCGATCACGGCCTCCGGTTCTGTGTCCCGTTTCTGCCCCTGGGGGCAGATGACGTGCACCTCCCAGCCCGCGTCGCGCAGGGTCGTGCACTCCTGCCACACCCGCCGGTCGAACGGCACCGACAGGTTCTCCACCAGGATCAGCGCGCGCCGGCCCGGCCGCTCGCCGCCGGTGGTGTCTTCGAACGATGTGTCACCAAGCAAGGCCCACATACCCAGGTTCGGTCCGGCGCGTCTCGGCGTCGGGAAGGTGGATGAGGTCGACGATCACCGGGCCGTCGCCATGGGGCAGCGCCGACAGGACGGCCGGATCCCTGGTCCCGACCAGGCACACCTCGGCGTGGTCGAGCACCTCGTCGACGGAGTCCGCGAGCAACTGCGCGAGGTGCGGCAGCCGCGACTCGATGTACTCGCGGTTCGCGCCCATCAGCCGGGAGAGGCTCACGTTGGCGTCGTAGATCCGCAGGTCGTAGCCCTTGCCGAAGAGTCTCTCCGCCAGCTCGACGAGCGGGCTCTCGCGGAGGTCGTCGGTGCCGGGTTTGAAGGACAGCCCGAACAGGCCCACCCGGCGTCTGCCGGTGCGCTCGACCAGGTCCACCGCGCGCTGCAGATGGTCGGAGTTGGAGGGCAGCACATGGGACAGGATGGGCACCGATACGTCCGCCCGCTGTGCCGCGTGGACCAGGCTGCGCAGGTCCTTGGGCAGGCAGGAGCCACCGAAGGCGAAGCCGGGCCGCAGATAGGCGGGGCTGATGTTCAGCTTGCGGTCGGCCAGGAACACGTCGATCACCTGGTGCGAGTCCACCCCGAGCGCCTGGCACACCGCGCCCAGCTCGTTCGCGAAGCCGATCTTGAGACCGTGGAAGGCGTTGTCCGCGTACTTGATCGCCTCGGCCGTCGGGACCGGCACTCGGAACACCTCGCCGGGCAGACCGTCGTACAGCGCCGTCACCGCGTCGCCGCTCGCCGCGTCGAGCTCGCCGATGACGGTCTTGGGCGGGTCGAAGAAGTCCCGCACGCTCGTGCCCTCGCGCAGGAACTCCGGGTTGACCGCGACGCCGACGTCCACCCCGGCCATGCCGCCTGTGTACTTCTCCAGGATCGGCACCAGCAGGTTCAGGCAGGTGCCCGGGAGCATCGTGCTGCGGAACACGACGGTGTGCCGGCCGCCCTGCTTGGCCCCATCGGCCAGCGCGGCGCCGATCTGCTCGGTGACCCGCTCCAAGTAGGTGGTGCACAGGCTGCCGTTGGGTTCCGACGGTGTGCCGACGCAGACCAGCGACACCTCGCTGCCCATGATGGCTTCACGGACGTCGCCGGTGGCGCGCAGCGCTCCACTGCGTACGACCTCGGCGGTGAGTTCGCCGATCCGCTCCTCGACCACCGGGGCCTTGCCGTCGTTGACCAGGTCGACCTTCACCTGGCTCACATCCACCCCGATGACCTCGTGCCCCATGCTGGCCAGGCACGCGGCCGACACACAGCCCACGTAGCCGAGCCCGAAAACGCTGACCCTCATGACCCGTTCCTCCCCCCGCGCAGGCCCTTGTGGCCTGCGGTCCCTGCGTCGGCCGGACGGTGACCCCCGCGCATCAGTAGGCCCCCTGCCCGTAGAGCACCGCACGCAGCGTCTTCCACAAGATCACTGTGTCCAGGGCCAGCGACCAGTCCTCCACGTACCGCAGGTCGAGGCGGACCGCCTCCTCCCACGGCAGGTCGCTGCGTCCGCTGATCTGCCACAGGCCGGTGAGCCCGGGCTTGACCAGCAGCCGCCGCCGGATGTCCGGGCCGTACGCGGCGGACTCCTCCGGCAGCGGGGGCCGAGGGCCGACGAGCGACATCGATCCGGTGAGCACGTTGAACAGCTGCGGGAGTTCGTCGATCGAGTACCGGCGCAGCACCGCTCCCACTCGTGTCACCCGAGGATCCCGGCGGAGTTTGAACAGCAGGCCCGCGCCCTCGTTGCGGTCGGCCAGCTCGGCACGCGCCTCGTCGGCCCTGGCGACCATGGTGCGGAACTTGAGAATGGTGAACTCGCGGCCGTCCTTGCCGACCCTGCGCTGGCGGTAGAACGCCCCGCCCCGGCTGTCCACCAGCACGATCAGCGCGACGAGCACCATCAGCGGTGCGAACAGCAGCAGCAGGAGCGCCGCGCCCAGCCGGTCGACGACCCCTTTGACCGCCCGGCGGCCGCCGGTGAAGGTCGGCATGCTGACCCGCAGCAGCGGTATCCCGAGCACCGCGTCGACGTGCAGTCGCGGGCCGGCCACCTCCATCAGCACGGGGGCCACGACCATCTCGGCGTCGCTGCCTTCGAGGTTCCAGGCCAGTCGCTGCAACCGGTCCGGTGACCAGTGCGGGTCCGGTGTGACGGCGACGACACGGTAGCCGTCGCGGCGCACGTGGCCCGCGACGTCCGCCAGTGGGCCGACGACCG encodes the following:
- a CDS encoding Wzz/FepE/Etk N-terminal domain-containing protein, giving the protein MSDDTIRLVTIGRILRRRWRLLTILTVVGALLGYGTSMLNPPRYTASAPVLLPGQWEERELLTQAQIATSSAVVDRTAAALGWKGVKGSDLRSRVGAKAADGNIINISGTADTPERAQRLSDQMAKEFVTFAARISGNSTDTDAATNSEALRQKVAEASRRITDLANAADPGKTVESVQARTELEKMRTALQDAMKKLDEANPTASKAGMVVMGPAPRPTSEAPPTRTQLVAGGALLAFLLAVIGHLTAARMNRRLRTEPEITAALGAALLGTVDVPGQRPAHRAQERGPRALVRRILGLDTRWDVPVPQMSGDEDSRRTRYRRVCARLRDQLPAPRRLLVVVPDGDATARLAAEQLVAEAESGPLLRVVQVAVAQPLVPDRDTESGALVVLSAGSWTAEELAGIAEACADAGHEVVGTVVAVTVRARTTRTAADSPGDAAPEPAVHGHTSGGSA
- a CDS encoding glycosyltransferase family 4 protein, producing the protein MLGDTSFEDTTGGERPGRRALILVENLSVPFDRRVWQECTTLRDAGWEVHVICPQGQKRDTEPEAVIDGVRIHRYPLRAATGGPAGYLREYGSALWHTARLARKVGPVHVVHACNPPDLLFLAARWLKRRGARFVFDQHDLVPELYLSRFDRGEDLLYRAVCALERRTYRAADVVLATNESYRDVAIRRGGRRPEDVFVVRSAPQVDRFQPVPPEPELKRGKPHLLCYLGVMGPQDGVDYALRALAKLRDEFGRTDWHAVFVGAGDAFDAMVELSRRLGLSDQVQFTGRIPDADLVRYLSTADVCLSPDPRNPLNDVSTMNKVLEYMAMGRPIVSFDLKEARVSAGDAAVYAPANDEAEFAELIALLLDDPERRSRMGKIGQERISGRLSWRNSQESLLAAYAAACAQVGGRTIER
- a CDS encoding nucleotide sugar dehydrogenase; translated protein: MRVSVFGLGYVGCVSAACLASMGHEVIGVDVSQVKVDLVNDGKAPVVEERIGELTAEVVRSGALRATGDVREAIMGSEVSLVCVGTPSEPNGSLCTTYLERVTEQIGAALADGAKQGGRHTVVFRSTMLPGTCLNLLVPILEKYTGGMAGVDVGVAVNPEFLREGTSVRDFFDPPKTVIGELDAASGDAVTALYDGLPGEVFRVPVPTAEAIKYADNAFHGLKIGFANELGAVCQALGVDSHQVIDVFLADRKLNISPAYLRPGFAFGGSCLPKDLRSLVHAAQRADVSVPILSHVLPSNSDHLQRAVDLVERTGRRRVGLFGLSFKPGTDDLRESPLVELAERLFGKGYDLRIYDANVSLSRLMGANREYIESRLPHLAQLLADSVDEVLDHAEVCLVGTRDPAVLSALPHGDGPVIVDLIHLPDAETRRTEPGYVGLAW
- a CDS encoding sugar transferase encodes the protein MRQEGLVSPYPSARRRLENGPISQTEIDWEQRYRRAVITSDTLATAFVVAGIGIFFGARDAANWHEKWRILAFGTELLVLGALAVSRAWAPAVLGQGAEEFRRLGRSLSTAAVVLSLGGIALASRNIKLWIFVAIPAIALITMTTRYLLRLWLHKQRKEGRCLRPVLAAGSPDTVRDLITRTRKFPHLGWRIDAVCTTDGVGLDADHLDGVPVVGPLADVAGHVRRDGYRVVAVTPDPHWSPDRLQRLAWNLEGSDAEMVVAPVLMEVAGPRLHVDAVLGIPLLRVSMPTFTGGRRAVKGVVDRLGAALLLLLFAPLMVLVALIVLVDSRGGAFYRQRRVGKDGREFTILKFRTMVARADEARAELADRNEGAGLLFKLRRDPRVTRVGAVLRRYSIDELPQLFNVLTGSMSLVGPRPPLPEESAAYGPDIRRRLLVKPGLTGLWQISGRSDLPWEEAVRLDLRYVEDWSLALDTVILWKTLRAVLYGQGAY